A genomic region of Eucalyptus grandis isolate ANBG69807.140 chromosome 5, ASM1654582v1, whole genome shotgun sequence contains the following coding sequences:
- the LOC104445891 gene encoding hevamine-A, translating into MNGENGLGRVDRRRSKRLIDFDIEGGTNQHWDDLARSLSAYSNSGKEVYLVANPQCPYPDAWLGGALQTGLFDYVWVQFYNNPSCEYSSGNIANLQDAWNQWTSNTAGKIFLGLLASTEAANNGFIPVSDLTSKVLPAIKGSAKYGGVMLWSKYYDDQIGYSSSIKGSV; encoded by the exons ATGAATGGAGAGAACGGGTTGGGCAG AGTCGACAGAAGAAGGTCGAAGAGACTCATCGATTTCGACATCGAAGGAGGCACAAATCAACACTGGGATGATCTGGCTAGGTCCTTGTCTGCATATAGCAACAGTGGGAAGGAGGTGTACTTGGTTGCAAACCCTCAATGTCCTTACCCAGATGCTTGGCTTGGAGGTGCCCTTCAAACAGGCTTATTCGACTACGTTTGGGTCCAATTTTACAACAATCCTTCATGCGAGTACAGTTCTGGGAACATCGCTAATCTCCAAGATGCATGGAATCAATGGACTTCAAATACCGCCGGTAAAATCTTTTTGGGATTGCTCGCATCTACGGAAGCAGCTAACAATGGTTTCATCCCTGTGTCGGACCTTACTTCCAAAGTATTGCCCGCCATTAAAGGATCTGCCAAGTATGGGGGCGTGATGTTGTGGTCCAAATATTATGATGATCAAATTGGATACAGCTCTTCCATCAAGGGATCCGTCTAA